In Haemophilus parainfluenzae, one genomic interval encodes:
- a CDS encoding ABC transporter ATP-binding protein/permease, whose protein sequence is MMIDKRLINTVADSKKWIGITVLWNWVALIGGIISAVVFSYILQAAYFNELGPLSAVILGIVLIAALALRAFAGKKSVQSSYFASTKVKHELRSLIYRKLASMPLNQVNQQSTSNIIQVASEGVEQLEIYFGRYLPQLFYSLLAPLTLFAFLIFFSFKTAVILLICVPLIPMSIIAVNKIAKKLLAKYWSIYVGLGSSFLDNLQGLITLKIYQDDAYKAKAMDEEAEHFRKITMKVLTMQLNSVSLMDLLAYGGAAIGILTALLQFQADQLTVLGVILFILLSSEFFIPLRLLGSFFHVAMNGKAASDKIFTLLDTPVETQTQAVDFAAKNAIQVDIQNLYFAYSEEKPAIVGLDLSILPNQLTVFVGKSGCGKSTLVSLLMGFNKAQQGKILFNGQEIQEIDRHSFYEKVSLVSHSSYVFKGTLRENMKMAKIDATDEQIYACLEQVNLAQFVRDNGGLDMQLLSRGANLSGGQIQRLALARALLHNAALYIFDEATSNIDVESEEIILQFIQQFKQQKTIVMISHRLANAVNADCINVLEQGKLIEQGTHKDLMEKQGAYAEMFQQQKDLEQIREVANA, encoded by the coding sequence ATGATGATAGATAAACGCCTAATTAACACGGTGGCCGACAGTAAAAAATGGATTGGTATCACGGTGTTATGGAACTGGGTGGCGTTAATTGGTGGGATTATTAGTGCCGTCGTGTTTTCTTATATTTTACAGGCGGCTTATTTTAATGAATTGGGTCCACTAAGTGCGGTCATTTTGGGCATCGTTTTAATTGCTGCTTTGGCGTTGCGTGCCTTTGCGGGTAAAAAATCGGTGCAGTCTTCTTATTTTGCGAGTACGAAAGTAAAACATGAACTGCGTAGCCTCATCTATCGCAAATTAGCCTCAATGCCACTTAACCAAGTGAATCAACAATCTACGTCAAATATTATCCAAGTGGCTTCAGAAGGTGTGGAGCAGCTTGAAATCTACTTTGGGCGTTATTTGCCTCAGCTTTTTTATAGCTTGCTTGCTCCGCTCACACTCTTTGCTTTCCTGATCTTTTTCAGTTTTAAAACAGCGGTAATTTTGTTGATTTGCGTGCCGTTGATCCCGATGTCGATTATTGCGGTGAATAAAATTGCGAAAAAACTCCTGGCAAAATATTGGTCCATTTATGTGGGATTAGGCAGCAGTTTCTTGGATAACCTACAAGGTTTAATCACGCTGAAAATCTACCAAGATGATGCTTATAAAGCGAAAGCAATGGATGAGGAAGCAGAACATTTCCGCAAAATTACCATGAAAGTGCTTACCATGCAGCTTAACTCGGTATCGCTGATGGATTTACTTGCTTACGGTGGGGCAGCAATCGGGATTTTAACGGCGTTGTTGCAATTCCAAGCCGATCAATTAACCGTATTAGGCGTCATTTTATTTATTCTACTTTCTTCTGAATTCTTTATTCCGCTTCGTTTATTGGGTTCTTTCTTCCATGTAGCGATGAATGGTAAAGCGGCATCAGATAAGATATTCACATTGTTAGATACGCCAGTTGAAACTCAAACACAAGCGGTCGATTTTGCAGCGAAAAATGCTATTCAAGTGGATATTCAAAATCTATATTTTGCTTATAGCGAAGAGAAGCCTGCGATTGTTGGCTTAGATTTAAGCATCTTACCAAATCAGCTTACGGTATTTGTGGGTAAAAGTGGTTGTGGTAAATCCACTTTGGTTTCATTGCTAATGGGCTTTAATAAGGCGCAACAAGGCAAAATTCTATTCAACGGCCAAGAAATTCAAGAGATTGATCGTCATTCGTTTTACGAAAAAGTCTCTTTGGTGAGCCATAGCAGTTATGTGTTTAAAGGTACGCTACGTGAAAACATGAAGATGGCGAAAATTGATGCCACAGATGAGCAAATTTATGCGTGTTTAGAGCAAGTCAATCTGGCGCAATTCGTTCGAGATAATGGTGGATTAGATATGCAACTATTAAGCCGTGGCGCGAATTTATCCGGCGGTCAAATTCAACGTTTAGCCTTAGCACGCGCGTTATTACACAATGCGGCGCTTTATATTTTTGATGAAGCGACCAGTAACATTGACGTGGAAAGCGAAGAAATTATTTTGCAGTTCATTCAGCAATTTAAACAACAAAAAACCATTGTGATGATTTCCCATCGCTTGGCGAATGCCGTGAATGCCGACTGTATTAATGTGCTTGAGCAAGGCAAATTGATTGAGCAAGGCACACATAAAGACCTCATGGAAAAACAAGGTGCGTATGCTGAAATGTTCCAACAACAAAAAGATTTAGAACAAATTAGAGAGGTGGCAAATGCGTAA
- a CDS encoding ABC transporter ATP-binding protein has translation MRKNGFVVMGHLLKLVTPLAHIMAFTITMGTLGFLAAIFIMVLGAMGLVNLLNFDTHLSFSGILTALIVLAVARGALRYLEQMSGHYIAFKLLALLRDKVFYSLRRLAFVKLQDKQAGQLVSLVTNDIELLEVFYAHTIAPIMIAFFTSAILLLVFAHLSGWFVVVALAAYLTVGVILPIITTKLAREDGRRYRELVGEMNDFFLDSVRGMKEIQLFGYAKQRLDEIQQRSQKIDTAFERIKDQEAKVRVYTEVAVSAFNIIMLFTGLILFSLDKIDFSAFLIGVILLMSSYGPVITLSNLSSNLLQTLASGERVLSLLAEEPELKDVESAVDLSNVSRIDVENVNFAYGEEQILSDVSLSVKKGEILGIHGRSGSGKSTLLKLLMRFYDPKSGSIKINGETLPNINTRSLRDNMAYITQQTYIFNETIEENIRLARRDATLEEIMEAAKKASIHDFILSLPEGYQTKMTELGGNLSDGEKQRIGIARAFLHNAPIILLDEPTSNLDSLNEAMILKSLLNVKAEKLIILVSHRQSTMAICDQVIGIENGRMS, from the coding sequence ATGCGTAAAAATGGTTTTGTTGTGATGGGGCATTTGTTGAAATTAGTGACCCCACTGGCGCACATTATGGCGTTTACCATCACCATGGGAACGCTCGGTTTCCTGGCTGCCATCTTTATTATGGTGCTTGGGGCGATGGGTTTAGTAAATTTATTAAACTTTGACACCCATTTAAGTTTTTCTGGCATTTTGACCGCACTTATTGTATTGGCGGTGGCTCGTGGCGCATTGCGTTATTTAGAGCAAATGTCTGGGCATTATATCGCCTTTAAATTATTGGCATTATTGCGTGACAAAGTGTTTTATTCTTTGCGCCGCTTAGCTTTTGTGAAGTTGCAAGACAAACAAGCGGGGCAATTAGTGTCATTAGTCACCAATGATATTGAATTGCTCGAAGTGTTCTATGCGCACACTATTGCACCGATTATGATTGCATTCTTTACTTCTGCGATTTTATTGTTGGTCTTTGCTCATCTTTCAGGCTGGTTTGTGGTTGTGGCATTAGCTGCTTATTTAACGGTAGGTGTGATTCTACCCATTATTACCACCAAATTGGCGCGTGAAGATGGCAGACGCTATCGTGAATTAGTAGGCGAAATGAATGATTTCTTCCTCGACAGTGTGCGAGGTATGAAAGAAATTCAGCTGTTCGGTTATGCGAAACAACGGTTAGATGAAATTCAACAACGCAGTCAAAAAATTGATACAGCTTTCGAACGCATTAAAGACCAAGAAGCCAAAGTGCGCGTTTACACTGAAGTGGCAGTATCAGCGTTTAACATCATTATGTTATTCACCGGCTTAATTTTGTTTAGTCTAGATAAGATTGATTTTTCTGCCTTTTTAATCGGCGTGATTTTATTGATGTCGAGCTATGGCCCGGTTATTACGTTAAGTAACCTTTCAAGCAACTTGTTACAAACCTTAGCTTCAGGTGAGCGTGTATTGAGCTTGCTAGCAGAAGAACCAGAATTAAAAGACGTAGAAAGTGCGGTCGATCTGAGTAATGTTTCTCGCATTGATGTAGAGAACGTCAACTTTGCTTACGGTGAAGAACAAATTTTATCGGATGTCAGCTTGTCTGTGAAAAAAGGTGAAATCTTAGGGATTCACGGCAGAAGTGGCAGTGGTAAAAGTACCCTGTTAAAACTACTAATGCGTTTTTACGATCCTAAATCAGGTAGCATTAAAATTAACGGTGAAACCTTACCGAACATCAACACCCGTAGTTTACGTGACAATATGGCGTATATTACTCAGCAAACCTATATTTTCAATGAAACCATTGAAGAAAATATTCGCCTTGCTCGCCGTGATGCAACGTTAGAAGAAATTATGGAAGCCGCGAAGAAAGCGTCAATTCATGATTTCATTTTAAGCTTGCCAGAAGGTTATCAAACGAAAATGACGGAATTGGGCGGCAACCTCTCTGATGGTGAAAAACAACGTATTGGAATTGCTCGTGCATTCTTGCACAATGCACCGATTATTTTACTTGATGAACCGACCAGCAATTTGGACAGCTTAAACGAAGCGATGATTTTGAAATCATTGTTGAATGTGAAGGCAGAAAAATTGATTATTCTCGTGAGTCATCGCCAATCTACCATGGCTATTTGTGATCAGGTGATTGGCATTGAGAATGGAAGAATGTCGTAA